A section of the Myxococcus virescens genome encodes:
- a CDS encoding polysaccharide lyase yields MTQLLRLAALVSLIPSFASADVAWKGDFETGNTSQWTRSQSVSNSRLQVVTDVVREGRYALKATVRQGDDPINASGNRNELLYISQEKTDSTWYYKWSTLFPTNYPLDDSWQVFAQWHQEGCCGSPPLEFYVRGEAMHMRVGGAKGKVLWTAPLKRGDWSDFVLQVKWSPNAKTGFVQLWHNNEVVVPKTYVATQFGKEMNYLKLGLYRDDAIRPEASVYHDGFTMASTLEEVMPPPPTPEPAPEPPAPEPEPTPPAPEQPGEDAPSEELPDVPIARTPDTQPQTRWGVTTPEDILSGERPLGADGARGCNASGGGTAGVPITAAVGLLSFAALFARRRKPAQARAHAKR; encoded by the coding sequence TTGACGCAGCTGCTTCGACTCGCCGCCCTGGTGTCTCTGATTCCCTCGTTCGCCTCCGCGGACGTGGCGTGGAAAGGCGACTTCGAGACGGGCAATACCTCGCAGTGGACGCGCAGTCAGAGCGTCTCCAACAGCCGTCTCCAGGTGGTGACGGATGTGGTCCGCGAGGGCCGCTATGCGCTGAAGGCCACGGTGCGCCAGGGCGATGACCCCATCAACGCCAGTGGCAACCGCAATGAACTGCTCTACATCAGCCAGGAGAAGACGGACTCCACCTGGTACTACAAGTGGAGCACCCTCTTCCCCACCAACTACCCGCTCGATGACAGCTGGCAGGTCTTCGCGCAGTGGCACCAGGAGGGCTGCTGCGGCTCACCACCGCTGGAGTTCTACGTGCGCGGCGAAGCGATGCACATGCGCGTGGGCGGCGCGAAGGGCAAGGTGCTGTGGACGGCCCCGCTCAAGCGCGGTGACTGGAGCGACTTCGTGTTGCAGGTGAAGTGGTCGCCCAACGCGAAGACGGGCTTCGTCCAGCTCTGGCACAACAACGAGGTCGTCGTGCCGAAGACCTACGTCGCGACGCAGTTCGGCAAGGAGATGAACTACCTGAAGCTGGGCCTGTACCGCGATGACGCCATCCGTCCCGAGGCCAGCGTGTACCACGACGGTTTCACCATGGCCTCGACGCTGGAGGAGGTCATGCCGCCGCCGCCGACACCGGAGCCGGCCCCCGAGCCCCCCGCACCGGAGCCCGAGCCCACCCCTCCCGCGCCGGAGCAGCCAGGTGAGGACGCGCCGTCCGAGGAGCTCCCCGACGTGCCCATCGCCCGGACGCCCGACACGCAGCCGCAGACCCGCTGGGGCGTCACCACCCCCGAGGACATCCTCTCCGGGGAGCGTCCGCTGGGCGCCGACGGGGCGCGGGGCTGCAATGCCTCCGGCGGCGGAACGGCGGGCGTGCCCATCACCGCCGCGGTGGGCCTGCTCTCCTTCGCCGCGCTGTTCGCCCGCCGCCGCAAGCCAGCACAGGCTCGCGCCCACGCGAAGCGCTGA
- a CDS encoding MarR family winged helix-turn-helix transcriptional regulator has protein sequence MPTRPPTSPTPAAMPRYERLQRLALRFPELDASAIETCITLLRASHDLSGAYEAHLGRHGLSMGRFMVLVRLLTTEDDDVERVSGLTPADLAESSGVSRATMTGLLDTLEKDALISREDHPEDRRMYTVRLTPKARQLIESVLPDHYRRIAALMAPLSEEERTTLRMLLAKVTSGLPLLKEP, from the coding sequence GTGCCTACTCGACCTCCCACTTCCCCGACGCCCGCGGCGATGCCGCGCTACGAGCGGCTCCAGCGCCTGGCGCTGCGCTTCCCCGAGCTCGACGCCAGCGCCATCGAGACGTGCATCACGTTGCTGCGGGCCTCGCACGACTTGTCGGGGGCCTATGAGGCGCACCTGGGCCGTCACGGGCTGTCGATGGGGCGCTTCATGGTGCTGGTCCGACTGCTCACCACCGAGGACGACGACGTGGAGCGCGTGAGTGGGCTCACGCCCGCGGACCTCGCGGAGAGCTCTGGCGTCAGCCGGGCCACGATGACGGGGCTGCTGGACACGTTGGAGAAGGATGCCCTCATCTCCCGCGAGGACCATCCGGAGGACCGCCGCATGTACACGGTGCGCCTCACGCCCAAGGCCCGGCAACTCATCGAGAGCGTGTTGCCGGACCACTACCGGCGGATTGCCGCGCTGATGGCGCCCTTGAGTGAAGAGGAGCGCACCACGCTGCGGATGTTGCTGGCCAAGGTCACCTCAGGGCTCCCCCTGCTCAAGGAGCCCTGA
- a CDS encoding metal-dependent hydrolase, translated as MNPIVHAELAWLAAQGLKERRDRILVTCAGLAPDLDGLTLLAGEAYYFRYHHVIFHGYVGAIVTAVACAALARQRLRVAALSLFTFHLHLLCDLAGSGPGWPIYYYWPTSMREWFWEGQWNLASWQNAVIGLATTLLCLACALRFRRTFVEVFSARWDAEVTRTLRRRFLREDFVREP; from the coding sequence ATGAATCCCATTGTCCATGCCGAGCTGGCCTGGCTCGCGGCGCAGGGTCTGAAGGAGCGCAGGGACCGCATCCTCGTCACCTGCGCGGGACTGGCGCCGGACCTGGACGGACTCACGCTGCTCGCGGGCGAGGCGTATTACTTCCGCTATCACCACGTCATCTTCCATGGCTACGTGGGTGCCATCGTCACGGCGGTGGCCTGCGCGGCGCTGGCGCGGCAGCGGCTGCGGGTGGCGGCCCTGTCCCTGTTCACCTTTCACCTGCACCTGCTCTGCGACCTCGCGGGCAGCGGCCCGGGCTGGCCCATCTACTACTACTGGCCCACGAGCATGCGGGAGTGGTTCTGGGAGGGGCAGTGGAACCTCGCCTCCTGGCAGAACGCGGTCATCGGGCTGGCCACCACGCTGCTGTGTCTGGCGTGCGCGCTGCGATTCCGCCGGACCTTCGTGGAGGTGTTCTCCGCCCGGTGGGACGCGGAGGTCACGCGCACGCTCCGGCGCCGGTTCCTCCGTGAGGATTTCGTGCGGGAACCATGA
- a CDS encoding mucoidy inhibitor MuiA family protein, which translates to MLILGLGLMAVGVLGASLDAPVTSVTVYSDQAQVVRSGSLTVSGSRRVTFPRLPKNVDTDSIRVEAEGAEVSHVDVRIVKGESFSHDEARKLIARLEDVDVALARIAAERNVHHIQIEALRRIRPTVPGDGEAARAQTSPSNWSTAAAFLVDNIARLDARMRELEAQSETLKKEQQQHKERASTLGKTFGEPGVEVGATLTGNGATKVTLTYLTTGARWYPRYELQLQPESQRMQMAFYGRVSQETGEDWEGARLTLSTALPSNATAMPKLSTWKLGVRERFIPTPHPHQESIRPAQGAPDSQPKVTASADQALRAQLLLLAGAQAGEQPAPTQPQAPEPPREKGRGTILGTVTDAQSRKPLADVVVIATAPSLEGDYLTVTNAKGEYLISGIPADLYTLRFEREANKPYARSHIQLRPARTIRVNVELLSDSLRETIGINGRGPIIDVGSTMAGVNIDVGFAHKDSIPQDVGLSPPPAWRPPTFNPESPVAVAGGYNLTFTSRHRETLLSGKGERSLPLVSESWPVQVERQVFPALSQNAYLVATLKGPARTVLPGGDASLFVGTDPAGSATLETLVPGGTFTLPLGIDREVRSARNVRLVEAEKGFISKEEVGTYEVTIEVPNPYPFPLAVRVMDQLPLNTDGKVEVALVRAVPSVQPDTGTGKLQWNVTVPPSSKSTIAFQYTLSRPKGWRLFQK; encoded by the coding sequence ATGCTCATCCTCGGACTCGGGTTGATGGCAGTAGGCGTGCTGGGGGCGTCGCTCGACGCCCCCGTCACGTCAGTCACGGTCTACAGCGACCAGGCGCAGGTGGTTCGCTCCGGCAGCCTCACGGTTTCCGGCTCGCGGCGGGTGACGTTTCCCCGGCTGCCCAAGAACGTGGATACGGACTCCATCCGCGTCGAAGCCGAAGGCGCGGAGGTGTCCCACGTCGACGTGCGCATCGTGAAGGGAGAGTCCTTCTCCCATGACGAAGCCCGGAAGCTCATCGCGAGGCTGGAAGACGTCGACGTCGCGCTCGCGCGCATCGCCGCGGAGCGCAATGTCCATCACATCCAGATTGAAGCGCTCCGGCGTATTCGCCCCACGGTGCCGGGCGATGGCGAGGCGGCACGGGCTCAGACGAGCCCCTCCAACTGGAGCACCGCCGCGGCCTTCCTCGTGGACAACATCGCGCGGCTCGACGCTCGGATGCGAGAACTGGAGGCACAATCCGAGACGCTCAAGAAGGAACAGCAGCAGCACAAGGAGCGCGCCTCGACGTTGGGCAAGACGTTTGGCGAACCGGGGGTCGAGGTGGGCGCCACGCTCACGGGCAACGGCGCCACGAAGGTGACGTTGACGTACCTCACCACCGGTGCCCGCTGGTATCCCCGATATGAGTTGCAGCTCCAACCCGAGTCGCAACGGATGCAGATGGCCTTTTACGGCCGCGTCAGCCAGGAGACGGGTGAGGACTGGGAGGGCGCGCGGCTCACGCTCAGCACCGCCCTGCCCTCCAATGCCACCGCGATGCCGAAGCTCAGCACCTGGAAGCTGGGCGTCCGGGAGCGCTTCATTCCCACGCCCCATCCCCATCAAGAGTCCATTCGGCCCGCGCAAGGCGCTCCGGACAGCCAGCCCAAGGTCACGGCATCGGCCGACCAAGCACTGCGCGCGCAGTTGCTATTGCTGGCTGGCGCGCAGGCCGGAGAGCAACCCGCGCCCACGCAGCCCCAAGCCCCCGAGCCTCCGCGGGAAAAGGGCCGGGGCACCATCCTGGGCACCGTCACCGACGCGCAGTCCCGAAAGCCGCTTGCAGATGTGGTCGTCATCGCGACGGCCCCCTCGCTCGAGGGGGATTACCTGACAGTGACCAACGCCAAGGGGGAGTACCTCATCTCCGGGATTCCCGCGGACCTCTACACCTTGCGGTTCGAACGCGAGGCGAACAAGCCCTATGCCCGCAGCCACATCCAACTCCGTCCGGCCCGTACGATCCGCGTCAACGTGGAATTGCTTTCCGATTCCCTGCGCGAAACCATCGGAATCAATGGCCGCGGGCCCATCATCGACGTCGGTTCCACCATGGCGGGCGTCAATATTGACGTGGGGTTCGCCCACAAGGATTCCATCCCGCAGGACGTGGGACTGAGCCCACCGCCAGCCTGGCGGCCCCCCACGTTCAACCCGGAGTCGCCCGTCGCCGTCGCGGGGGGTTACAACCTCACCTTCACCTCGCGGCATCGGGAGACCCTTCTCAGCGGCAAGGGCGAGCGCAGTCTGCCCCTGGTCTCCGAGTCCTGGCCCGTGCAGGTGGAGCGACAGGTGTTCCCCGCGCTCTCGCAGAACGCATACCTCGTCGCGACCCTCAAAGGCCCCGCCCGGACCGTGCTTCCCGGCGGTGACGCGTCGCTCTTCGTGGGGACCGACCCGGCCGGCTCCGCGACGTTGGAGACGCTCGTCCCCGGCGGCACCTTCACCCTGCCGCTGGGCATCGACCGCGAGGTGCGCAGCGCCCGCAATGTGCGGCTCGTCGAGGCGGAGAAGGGCTTCATCTCCAAGGAAGAGGTGGGAACCTACGAAGTCACCATCGAGGTTCCCAATCCCTATCCCTTCCCGCTGGCAGTGCGCGTGATGGACCAACTCCCGCTCAACACCGACGGCAAGGTGGAGGTGGCGCTGGTCCGCGCCGTGCCCTCCGTTCAGCCCGACACGGGAACGGGGAAGCTCCAGTGGAACGTGACGGTGCCCCCGTCCAGCAAGTCCACCATCGCCTTCCAATACACCCTGAGCCGCCCCAAGGGCTGGCGTCTGTTCCAGAAGTAG
- a CDS encoding mucoidy inhibitor MuiA family protein, with product MPALSLTLWALVASAKVSTVVVYPDRAQVTREQTVTCRGPTSALFEAVPLAAAPDSLRARAMGATVEGLISEESTREEAHREERARLEARLDAILREEKAHNDAVAHVSDLRTLANGYTDVAVDRITRALTASKPDPRAWAAALDSALAVRQRAMTEDLEASARLRALEKRRSQVEVELETLRLDAERKERRVEVRLSCPEGTRARVELTYLVGQVSWTPSYEARANESTRTMELTTLATVRQATGEDWTEAKLVLSTAQPQRDATLPAIRPLTVFAEERAKERRVLVRRDEQPQHAHAGGTDTTARSKGLESVPQGLSVQLVAPTPVSIPGDDSAVRVQVAQTRLKAAFHWRTIPKLSPVVFRVARLNNAAAFPLLPGDVDLYRGTGFIGRQPLEHVAQGAPFELTFGVEEGLRVERRVVEELQRPKGLFKDTQRFRYAYQFTVNNLRAHPEEVELSEHFPVSELEDVKVELEPETTAGYTLQSNDGIATWKVKLAPGEKRTVDFAFHVDAPSHYETKGL from the coding sequence ATGCCTGCCCTGTCCCTGACGCTGTGGGCGCTCGTCGCGTCCGCCAAGGTGTCCACTGTCGTGGTGTACCCGGACCGTGCGCAAGTCACGCGCGAGCAGACCGTAACGTGCCGGGGTCCCACCAGCGCCCTCTTCGAAGCCGTCCCCCTGGCCGCCGCGCCCGACAGTCTGCGTGCCCGCGCCATGGGCGCCACCGTGGAAGGCCTCATCAGCGAGGAGTCCACGCGCGAGGAAGCCCATCGCGAGGAACGCGCCCGCCTGGAAGCCCGCCTGGACGCCATCCTCCGTGAGGAAAAGGCCCACAACGACGCGGTGGCACACGTGAGCGACCTGAGAACGCTCGCGAATGGCTATACGGATGTCGCCGTGGACCGCATCACCCGGGCACTGACGGCTTCAAAACCCGACCCACGTGCCTGGGCAGCCGCCCTCGATTCGGCCTTGGCCGTGCGGCAGCGAGCGATGACCGAGGACCTGGAGGCGAGCGCCAGGCTGCGTGCGCTCGAGAAACGGCGCTCCCAGGTGGAAGTCGAATTGGAGACGCTCCGGCTCGACGCGGAAAGAAAGGAACGCCGCGTGGAGGTGCGCCTGTCCTGCCCCGAGGGAACGCGGGCCCGCGTGGAGCTGACCTATCTGGTGGGCCAGGTTTCCTGGACACCTTCCTATGAGGCCCGCGCGAACGAGAGCACCCGGACGATGGAGTTGACGACGCTGGCCACGGTGCGCCAGGCCACCGGCGAGGATTGGACGGAGGCGAAGCTGGTGCTCTCCACGGCGCAGCCGCAACGGGACGCGACGCTTCCGGCAATCCGGCCCCTGACCGTGTTCGCGGAGGAACGGGCGAAAGAGCGCCGGGTGTTGGTGCGCCGCGACGAGCAGCCACAGCACGCCCACGCGGGAGGTACCGACACCACCGCGCGTTCGAAGGGACTCGAATCCGTACCACAGGGCCTGTCCGTGCAACTGGTGGCGCCGACCCCCGTGAGCATCCCTGGCGATGACAGCGCCGTGCGCGTGCAGGTGGCGCAGACCCGGCTCAAGGCCGCGTTCCACTGGCGCACCATCCCCAAGCTGTCCCCCGTCGTCTTCCGCGTGGCCCGCTTGAACAACGCCGCCGCGTTCCCGCTGCTGCCAGGGGATGTGGACCTCTATCGTGGCACGGGCTTCATCGGCCGCCAGCCCCTGGAGCACGTGGCGCAAGGTGCTCCCTTCGAGCTGACCTTCGGCGTGGAGGAAGGCCTGCGCGTGGAGCGCCGCGTGGTGGAGGAACTCCAACGCCCCAAGGGCCTGTTCAAGGACACGCAGCGGTTCCGGTACGCCTACCAGTTCACGGTGAACAACCTGCGCGCGCACCCGGAAGAGGTGGAGCTCTCCGAGCACTTCCCCGTGTCCGAGTTGGAGGACGTGAAGGTGGAGCTGGAACCCGAGACGACGGCCGGCTACACGCTCCAGTCCAACGACGGTATCGCGACCTGGAAGGTGAAGCTGGCCCCAGGCGAGAAGCGGACCGTGGACTTCGCCTTCCACGTCGACGCCCCCTCCCACTACGAAACGAAGGGGCTCTAG
- a CDS encoding sensor histidine kinase: MRLARKFTLALVLLAIAVMAGLQYVQVRRELERSALDMQHDHRLLGHTLAGSIGKAWQLAGEREALTLLHQANRFQEQVHLRWVWLDGGPGTPALTGFPPRLLSTLLQGKDGSMVDPAVDPGLLHSYTPVLIGNRLGAIEITESLGEQQKYVNTVVMGTFAATAAMAIGFIVAAMAMGRRLVGEPVDQLVSLAHRIGEGDLTARVPLPQRRGDELTTLAGAMNRMGEQLEETRSRLATETAARLSAVDHLRHADRLTTVGKLASGVAHELGTPLNVVMGRAKMISSGEAEGEEVGECAQIISQQAQHMTAIIRQLLDFARRRKPHRAPEDVLGLVERTLSLLRSMAARNSVTLETDIPEGLTVEVDAGQVQQVLTNLVMNGVQAMKQPGTVRVRAAHTRSTPPPDVGGPEADYVRLDVEDEGQGIPEDVLAHLFEPFFTTKDVGEGTGLGLSVSYGLMLEHGGWIAVRSEPGRGSCFSIYLPRGEDTCQAAS, from the coding sequence GTGAGACTCGCCCGCAAGTTCACCCTCGCCCTCGTCCTGCTCGCCATCGCCGTCATGGCGGGCTTGCAGTACGTCCAGGTCCGCCGCGAGCTCGAGCGCTCCGCCCTGGACATGCAGCACGACCACCGGTTGCTCGGCCACACGCTCGCTGGCTCCATCGGCAAGGCGTGGCAGCTCGCCGGGGAGCGCGAGGCGCTCACCCTGCTCCATCAGGCCAACCGCTTCCAGGAGCAGGTCCACTTGCGCTGGGTGTGGCTCGATGGCGGCCCCGGCACCCCGGCCCTCACCGGCTTCCCGCCTCGCCTGCTCTCGACCCTGCTCCAGGGCAAGGACGGCTCCATGGTGGACCCCGCCGTGGACCCCGGCCTGCTTCATTCGTACACGCCGGTGCTCATCGGCAACCGGCTGGGCGCCATCGAAATCACCGAGTCGCTGGGCGAACAGCAGAAGTACGTCAACACCGTGGTCATGGGCACCTTCGCCGCCACCGCCGCCATGGCCATCGGCTTCATCGTAGCCGCCATGGCCATGGGCCGCCGGCTGGTGGGCGAGCCGGTGGACCAGCTCGTGTCCCTGGCCCACCGCATCGGCGAGGGAGACCTCACCGCCCGCGTGCCGCTCCCGCAGCGCCGCGGCGACGAGCTCACCACCCTGGCCGGCGCCATGAACCGCATGGGCGAGCAACTGGAGGAGACGCGCTCGCGCCTCGCCACGGAGACGGCCGCGCGCCTGTCCGCCGTGGACCACCTGCGTCACGCGGACCGGCTCACCACCGTGGGCAAGCTGGCCTCCGGCGTGGCGCATGAGCTGGGCACTCCGCTCAACGTCGTCATGGGCCGGGCGAAGATGATCTCCTCCGGCGAGGCGGAGGGCGAGGAAGTGGGCGAGTGCGCGCAAATCATCTCGCAGCAGGCCCAGCACATGACGGCCATCATCCGTCAGCTCCTCGACTTCGCGCGGCGGAGGAAGCCGCACCGCGCGCCGGAAGACGTGCTGGGCCTGGTCGAACGCACCCTGTCGCTGCTGCGCTCCATGGCGGCGCGAAACAGCGTCACGCTGGAGACGGACATCCCCGAAGGACTCACGGTGGAGGTGGACGCGGGCCAGGTGCAGCAGGTGCTCACCAACCTGGTGATGAACGGCGTGCAGGCCATGAAGCAGCCGGGCACGGTGCGCGTGCGCGCGGCCCACACCCGGAGCACCCCGCCCCCGGACGTGGGCGGACCCGAGGCGGACTACGTGCGCCTGGACGTGGAGGACGAGGGCCAGGGAATTCCCGAGGACGTGCTGGCCCATCTCTTCGAGCCCTTCTTCACCACCAAGGACGTGGGAGAGGGCACCGGACTGGGCCTGTCTGTCTCCTATGGGCTCATGCTGGAGCATGGCGGCTGGATTGCCGTGCGCAGCGAGCCCGGACGCGGTAGCTGCTTCTCCATCTACCTGCCAAGGGGTGAAGACACATGCCAGGCCGCGTCCTAG
- a CDS encoding sigma-54-dependent transcriptional regulator produces MPGRVLVVEDEREMRAMLEKGLTRRGFTPVALPSADEALVRLAAEDFDVVLTDLRMPGMDGLALCERIALNRPDIPVVVVTAFGSLETAVAAIRAGAYDFVTKPIDVDALVLVLERAVQHRALREEVRRLRQELGRREDSGTVVGESPAMKQAYALIDRVADLDSTVLITGESGTGKEVAARAVHTRGRRKDGPFVAINCAAMPEALLESELFGHAKGAFTDAKAARTGLFVQANGGTLFLDEVGELPLTLQPKLLRALQERTVRPVGGDTEVPFDARIVAATNRDLELAVEEDRFREDLYYRLNVIGVELPPLRARGNDVLALSQRFIEQFASRTGKRVLGLSPGAAQRLLAYGWPGNVRELQNCLERAVALTSFEEITVDDLPERVRNYSQPRVVPETQDASELVTLEQLERRYIHRVLEAVGGSRTLAARILGVDRKTLYRKLERDDDTRKA; encoded by the coding sequence ATGCCAGGCCGCGTCCTAGTCGTCGAGGACGAGCGCGAGATGCGCGCGATGTTGGAGAAGGGGCTCACGCGCCGGGGCTTCACGCCCGTGGCGCTCCCGTCAGCGGACGAGGCCCTGGTGCGGCTGGCCGCCGAGGACTTCGACGTGGTGCTCACCGACCTGCGCATGCCCGGCATGGACGGGCTGGCGCTGTGCGAGCGCATCGCCCTCAACCGCCCGGACATCCCCGTGGTGGTGGTGACGGCCTTCGGCAGCCTGGAGACGGCGGTGGCCGCCATCCGCGCCGGCGCGTACGACTTCGTCACCAAGCCCATCGACGTGGACGCGCTGGTCCTGGTGCTGGAGCGCGCCGTGCAGCACCGCGCCCTGCGTGAAGAGGTGCGCAGGCTGCGCCAGGAGCTGGGCCGGCGCGAGGACAGCGGCACCGTGGTGGGTGAGAGCCCCGCCATGAAGCAGGCCTACGCGCTCATCGACCGCGTGGCGGACCTGGACTCCACGGTGCTGATTACCGGCGAGAGCGGCACCGGCAAGGAGGTGGCGGCCCGGGCCGTCCACACGCGCGGGCGCCGCAAGGACGGGCCCTTCGTCGCCATCAACTGCGCGGCCATGCCGGAGGCCCTGCTGGAGAGCGAGCTGTTCGGCCACGCCAAGGGCGCCTTCACCGACGCCAAGGCCGCCCGCACCGGTCTGTTCGTCCAGGCCAACGGGGGCACCCTCTTCCTGGACGAGGTGGGCGAGCTGCCGCTCACCCTCCAGCCCAAGCTGCTGCGCGCCCTGCAGGAGCGCACGGTGCGCCCGGTGGGCGGCGACACGGAGGTGCCCTTCGACGCGCGCATCGTCGCCGCCACCAACCGGGATTTGGAGCTGGCCGTGGAGGAGGACCGCTTCCGCGAGGACCTCTACTACCGGCTCAACGTCATCGGCGTGGAGCTGCCGCCGCTGCGCGCGCGCGGCAACGACGTGCTGGCCCTGTCCCAGCGCTTCATCGAGCAGTTCGCCTCGCGCACCGGGAAGCGGGTGCTGGGCCTGTCCCCCGGGGCGGCCCAGCGGCTGCTCGCCTATGGCTGGCCGGGCAACGTGCGTGAGCTGCAGAACTGCCTGGAGCGCGCGGTGGCGCTCACCTCCTTCGAGGAAATCACCGTGGACGACCTGCCCGAGCGCGTCCGCAACTACAGCCAGCCGCGCGTGGTGCCGGAGACGCAGGACGCCTCGGAGCTGGTGACGCTGGAGCAGTTGGAGCGGCGCTACATCCACCGCGTGCTGGAGGCGGTGGGCGGAAGCCGCACGCTGGCGGCACGCATCCTCGGGGTGGACCGCAAGACGCTGTACCGCAAGCTGGAGCGCGACGACGACACGCGCAAGGCCTGA
- a CDS encoding glutaminyl-peptide cyclotransferase, translating into MRIPSSLLSLLALGAACHCSPTNRPVPDAGGGVQEPVRRVAHIIREYPHATNAFTQGLVFHQGHLFESTGHQGTLRQLSLESAQPVWMERLGNIFAEGLASDGERLYQLTWTEGLLFTWSGMPPRRERTTRYSGEGWGLCYWNGKLVRSDGGTMLTFHEPDGFALVGAVQVKLRGQPVELINELECANGVIYANIWHSSDVLEIDPATGTVVGVIDASALTRAVAGQVTNPEAVLNGIAVEPGSGRIFMTGKLWPRLFEVRLDVVD; encoded by the coding sequence ATGCGGATTCCATCCTCGCTGCTGTCCTTGCTCGCGCTGGGCGCGGCGTGTCATTGCAGCCCCACGAACCGGCCGGTGCCGGATGCGGGAGGCGGCGTGCAGGAACCCGTGCGGCGCGTGGCGCACATCATCCGTGAGTACCCCCACGCGACGAATGCCTTCACTCAGGGGCTGGTGTTCCACCAGGGGCACCTCTTCGAGAGCACCGGGCACCAGGGGACGCTGCGGCAGCTGTCGCTGGAGAGCGCGCAGCCGGTGTGGATGGAGCGCCTGGGGAACATCTTCGCGGAGGGCCTGGCCAGCGACGGTGAGCGCCTGTACCAGCTCACCTGGACCGAAGGCCTGCTCTTCACCTGGAGCGGCATGCCGCCGCGGCGCGAGCGGACCACGCGCTATTCGGGGGAGGGCTGGGGCCTCTGCTACTGGAACGGGAAGCTGGTGCGCAGCGATGGCGGCACCATGCTCACCTTCCACGAGCCCGACGGCTTCGCCCTGGTGGGCGCGGTGCAGGTGAAGCTGCGCGGCCAGCCCGTGGAGCTCATCAACGAGCTGGAGTGCGCCAACGGCGTCATCTACGCCAACATCTGGCACAGCTCGGACGTGCTGGAGATCGACCCCGCCACGGGCACGGTGGTGGGCGTCATCGACGCGTCGGCGCTGACGCGCGCGGTGGCGGGGCAGGTGACCAACCCCGAGGCGGTGCTCAACGGCATCGCCGTGGAGCCGGGCTCGGGCCGCATCTTCATGACGGGCAAGCTGTGGCCCCGCCTCTTCGAGGTGCGTCTGGACGTGGTGGACTGA
- a CDS encoding response regulator, producing the protein MGPDEFTAVSDEVREWPLSTREWVSRRSAPRILLGEDQPEMRSLLRRALSRRGYDVVEAPDGPGLVKALVDGLLAQQTQVPDLIVTDVRMPGFSGIEVLARLRREGWTTPVILITAFGDAQLHQEAELLGAARVLNKPFAMEDLCEAVEMLIPPPR; encoded by the coding sequence ATGGGGCCAGACGAATTCACGGCGGTCAGCGACGAGGTGCGGGAGTGGCCGCTGTCGACGCGTGAGTGGGTGTCGCGCCGCAGCGCTCCGCGCATCCTCCTGGGGGAGGACCAACCCGAGATGCGCAGCCTGCTGCGGCGGGCGCTGTCCCGGCGCGGGTATGACGTCGTGGAGGCGCCGGACGGCCCGGGACTGGTCAAGGCGCTGGTGGACGGACTGCTCGCGCAGCAGACGCAGGTCCCCGACCTCATCGTCACCGATGTGCGCATGCCCGGCTTCTCGGGCATCGAGGTGCTGGCCCGCCTGCGCCGCGAGGGCTGGACGACGCCCGTCATCCTCATCACCGCCTTCGGCGATGCGCAGCTCCACCAGGAAGCGGAGCTGCTCGGCGCGGCGCGTGTGCTCAACAAGCCCTTCGCCATGGAGGATTTGTGCGAGGCGGTGGAGATGCTGATACCGCCGCCGCGCTGA